In Nocardia sp. NBC_00403, one DNA window encodes the following:
- a CDS encoding helix-turn-helix domain-containing protein, producing MRKDAGLSGRELAAETGQHPTRVSKIENGAQAPTDHDIRRWCAACAADDQVPDLIATLRSVDSSYLEFRRQARAGMKRVLGAHTLQQYEQTKVFRIYEHNVIPGLFQTAEYSTAMLSFWTTFLGAPNDIEEAVAGRMERQRVIRRGGKRFVVVLEEQALRTWFGTAETQAGQLGRLLELLSRPNISLGIIPLMTERTAVGSTGFWIFDDTLVALETPTASIQVTQPQECTMYARMFQVLKGSAVYGRAARGLIVGILNELDSSIPPPEEHELR from the coding sequence ATGCGCAAGGACGCGGGTCTGAGCGGGCGGGAGTTGGCGGCCGAGACCGGCCAGCATCCCACGCGAGTGAGCAAAATCGAGAACGGCGCGCAAGCGCCCACCGATCACGACATCCGCCGATGGTGTGCCGCATGCGCCGCCGACGATCAGGTGCCCGATCTGATCGCGACCTTGCGTTCGGTCGATTCGTCCTATCTGGAGTTCCGTAGGCAGGCCCGTGCCGGAATGAAGCGGGTACTCGGCGCGCACACTCTCCAGCAGTACGAGCAGACGAAGGTGTTTCGCATCTACGAGCACAACGTCATACCCGGCCTCTTCCAGACGGCGGAATACTCGACCGCCATGCTGTCGTTCTGGACCACATTCCTCGGCGCGCCGAACGATATCGAGGAAGCGGTGGCCGGCCGCATGGAGCGGCAGCGCGTCATCCGCCGCGGCGGCAAGCGATTCGTCGTCGTGCTGGAGGAGCAGGCCCTGCGGACCTGGTTCGGCACCGCAGAAACCCAGGCGGGGCAGCTCGGTCGACTCCTCGAACTGCTATCACGGCCGAATATCTCGCTGGGCATCATCCCGCTGATGACCGAACGCACGGCGGTCGGCTCGACCGGATTCTGGATCTTCGACGACACACTGGTCGCACTCGAAACGCCGACCGCGAGTATTCAGGTCACCCAACCGCAAGAGTGCACCATGTACGCGCGAATGTTCCAGGTGCTCAAAGGCTCTGCCGTCTATGGGCGGGCCGCCCGCGGGCTCATTGTCGGGATATTGAACGAGCTCGATTCGAGTATTCCGCCGCCCGAAGAGCATGAACTGCGCTAG
- a CDS encoding DUF6879 family protein, with product MASISDDEFDRLLTHFEREAVHLEARDAYGTAVELPHMAKWAAGQPDDLAWLREWCATVRLHSSAGRSVRRIRIVSEPFSDYQRWSHSIALPMVEAGEDIRWAPRRLVSSIAIPGNDFYLFDDRLVVFLIYAGNGLAIDKLASTEPHDVRLCRTAFDALWELAIPHRDYQPV from the coding sequence GTGGCGTCGATATCGGATGATGAGTTCGACCGGCTACTAACGCATTTCGAGCGCGAGGCCGTGCACCTCGAGGCACGCGATGCGTATGGGACGGCGGTCGAACTTCCGCACATGGCGAAGTGGGCGGCAGGTCAGCCGGACGATCTGGCATGGCTTCGAGAATGGTGCGCAACAGTGCGTCTGCACAGCTCGGCCGGGCGGTCGGTCCGTCGGATCCGGATCGTTTCCGAACCGTTCAGTGACTACCAGCGCTGGTCGCACAGCATCGCCTTGCCGATGGTCGAGGCCGGGGAGGACATCCGGTGGGCACCTCGCCGATTGGTGTCCTCGATCGCGATCCCCGGCAATGACTTCTACCTCTTCGACGATCGTCTGGTTGTGTTCCTGATCTATGCGGGTAACGGGCTCGCCATCGATAAGTTGGCGTCGACCGAACCGCACGACGTTCGACTGTGCCGCACCGCCTTCGATGCGCTGTGGGAACTGGCGATACCGCACCGTGACTACCAACCCGTCTAG
- a CDS encoding LysE family translocator: MVPASHLAAFALAALVIVVIPGPNVLFAIGRALTLGRRPALLSVLGATLGSTVPLTAVVLGLGTILAASAMLFTLIKIAGAAYLIYLGVMAIRDRKQMAAALESAAEKPALGRIVRQGFVVGATNPKAYVFLGAVLPQFAVPEAGALPMQFLLLGAVCLAIQVVSDSSWALLAGTARSWFVRSPRRLEAVGSTGGLMIIGVGASVALSGNH, from the coding sequence ATGGTGCCCGCTTCCCACCTCGCAGCCTTCGCTCTCGCCGCACTGGTCATCGTCGTGATCCCCGGCCCGAATGTGCTGTTCGCCATCGGACGGGCCTTGACACTGGGCCGCCGTCCGGCATTACTGTCGGTGCTCGGTGCGACGCTGGGATCGACTGTGCCTTTGACGGCCGTTGTCCTGGGTCTGGGCACGATTCTGGCGGCATCGGCAATGCTGTTCACCCTCATCAAGATCGCGGGCGCGGCCTATCTGATCTATCTGGGCGTCATGGCGATTCGCGATCGCAAACAGATGGCCGCCGCGCTGGAATCGGCCGCGGAAAAACCGGCCCTGGGCCGGATCGTGCGTCAAGGATTCGTCGTCGGAGCGACCAACCCGAAGGCATACGTATTCCTCGGCGCAGTGCTACCCCAGTTCGCGGTCCCCGAGGCAGGCGCCCTGCCCATGCAATTCTTGCTCCTGGGCGCGGTCTGCCTGGCCATCCAGGTTGTTTCGGACAGCAGTTGGGCGCTGCTGGCCGGTACGGCCCGTTCGTGGTTCGTCCGCTCCCCGCGTCGTCTCGAGGCAGTGGGCAGCACCGGCGGGCTCATGATCATCGGCGTCGGCGCGAGCGTCGCGCTGAGCGGCAATCACTAG